A single region of the Metarhizium brunneum chromosome 6, complete sequence genome encodes:
- the asaB_2 gene encoding Hydroxylase/desaturase asaB translates to MAAAAVQTPLVLSTNTTPQVLQRARERSVPKHDVTTTLKYHKDNEDGSPPHPSYAGRAETFERPFEPHQVTVRDIAGEEANYTLDRNGFQVHSHIATEKAFADDDQIKSSYYPETEQLLKDVTGASKVFIFDHTIRRQPPGATADRALRGPVQRVHIDQSYSAALSRVPHHLPGEAERLLRGRVQIINVWRPISTIERDPLAVAEATSVSDADLVVTELIYPNRRGETYAVRHSPGHRWFYRSGLEPGQVLLIKCFDSKTDGRARRVPHTAFEDAAAREDAPARESIEVRALVFHEHDTD, encoded by the exons atGGCCGCGGCAGCTGTACAAACTCCCCTCGTCCtcagcaccaacaccacGCCCCAAGTCCTCCAACGGGCACGGGAGCGCTCCGTCCCCAAGCACGACGTGACAACCACCCTCAAGTACCACAAGGACAACGAGGACGGCTCACCGCCTCACCCAAGCTACGCCGGCCGCGCCGAGACGTTCGAGCGGCCCTTTGAGCCGCACCAGGTCACGGTCAGGGACATTGCCGGCGAGGAAGCCAACTACACGCTCGACCGCAACGGGTTCCAGGTCCACAGCCATATCGCCACCGAAAAGGCCTTTGCAGACGACGACCAGATCAAGAGCAGCTACTACCCCGAGACGGAGCAGCTCCTCAAAGACGT AACAGGAGCCAGCAAAGTCTTCATCTTCGACCACACCATCCGCCGGCAGCCGCCGGGCGCCACGGCCGACCGGGCCCTCCGCGGCCCCGTGCAGCGCGTCCACATCGACCAGTCGTACTCGGCGGCCCTGTCCCGGGTGCCGCACCACCTCCCCGGCGAGGCGGAGCGCCTGCTCCGGGGCCGCGTGCAAATCATCAACGTCTGGCGGCCCATCAGCACGATTGAGCGCGACCCGCTGGCCGTCGCTGAGGCCACCTCCGTCTCGGACGCGGACCTCGTCGTCACGGAGCTGATTTACCCCAACAGGCGGGGGGAGACGTACGCCGTCCGGCACAGCCCCGGACACAGGTGGTTCTACAGGTCGGGCCTCGAGCCCGGCCAGGTGCTGCTGATCAAGTGCTTCGACAGCAAGACGGAcgggagggcgaggagggtCCCGCACACGGCGTTTGAGGATGCCGCCGCGCGGGAGGACGCGCCTGCCAGGGAGAGCATCGAGGTGCGGGCCTTGGTGTTTCACGAGCACGATACCGACTGA
- the amk2 gene encoding 5'-AMP-activated protein kinase subunit beta has translation MGNNHSTAAKSGSSGSPGAPPNDSASSSGTTSTPAEGHGHHHHHLLPHRKEARNHTTSHAAHSSAAPPEPSLAQATGSTTVNRPKSLPSTAVSSLSGSPHSNISTPSKPTEARPVRDEPTKPVDVPTESSSLRSHKESHISAAQRGGIDPYLVSNNSLTDMYLRGPPRLPLPIEEEVHTPGSPILAPDEGLPDVELGESSDGLTRKSSAVSATTVDDEEFEELRVDKTRPVVPTKIEWKRGGDKIYVTGTIFQWNRKQRLHPVEGKPDHFATTVYILPGTHHLRFLADGIMQTSPDLPTTVDFGNNLVNYIEVNPDDALVEPQQGSTVSKTEVEVDDSAPQVGSEPKEPAKPKGKPVSAPETYVSQIPQYLIDFDQPEESSAYRNAIGAIEKLPTPPSLPGFLGKPILNAATLMKDDNSVLNMPNHTVLNHLATSSIKNNVLAVSATTRYHNKYVTTIMYKPTSTDEG, from the exons ATGGGCAATAACCATTCCACCGCCGCCAAGTCGGGCTCGTCGGGCTCCCCTGGCGCCCCGCCAAATGATTCGGCGAGCTCATCAggcacgacgtcgacgcctgccgaaggccatggccatcatcaccatcacctgCTGCCTCATCGCAAGGAAGCCCGGAACCACACCACGTCGCACGCAGCACATAGCTCTGCCGCGCCCCCAGAGCCGTCTCTTGCCCAAGCCACAGGCTCGACCACGGTCAACCGACCAAAGAGCTTGCCCAGCACCGCTGTTTCTTCCCTGAGCGGCTCCCCTCACAGTAATATATCAACTCCTTCCAAGCCGACAGAAGCTCGGCCCGTTCGAGACGAACCAACGAAACCTGTCGATGTTCCCACCGAATCAAGCTCACTACGTTCTCACAAAGAATCTCACATTTCCGCCGCGCAAAGGGGCGGCATTGATCCATACCTCGTGTCCAACAACAGCCTCACGGACATGTATCTACGGGGTCCGCCTCGGTTGCCGCTACCGATCGAGGAAGAGGTTCACACGCCCGGTTCGCCGATTCTAGCCCCGGACGAGGGACTTCCAGATGTTGAGCTTGGTGAATCGTCTGATGGTTTGACGCGGAAGAGCTCCGCCGTCAGTGCGACCACggtcgacgacgaagagTTTGAGGAGCTGAGGGTTGACAAAACTAGACCAGTTGTTCCCACAAAGATTGAATGGAagcgcggcggcgacaagatCTATGTGACGGGCACCATTTTCCAATGGAACCGGAAGCAGCGTCTGCATCCTGT TGAAGGAAAGCCCGACCATTTTGCCACCACGGTGTACATTCTTCCGGGCACGCATCATTTGCGTTTTCTGGCGGATGGGATTATGCAGACATCGCCAGACTTGCCAACAACCGTCGATTTCGGAAACAACCTGGTCAACTACATCGAGGTCAACCCTGACGATGCGCTTGTGGAGCCGCAGCAAGGCTCTACCGTATCCAAGACTGAGGTCGAGGTGGATGATTCTGCACCCCAAGTCGGGTCAGAACCCAAAGAACCTGCCAAGCCAAAAGGCAAGCCTGTTTCGGCGCCAGAAACATATGTCAGCCAGATTCCTCAATATCTGATAGACTTTGATCAGCCCGAAGAATCTTCTGCCTATAGAAACGCTATCGGTGCTATTGAGAAATTGCCCACGCCTCCTAGCTTGCCGGGGTTCCTGGGCAAGCCCATTCTCAACGCGGCCACACTGATGAAGGACGACAACTCGGTGTTGAACATGCCGAACCACACGGTCCTCAACCACCTGGCGACgagcagcatcaagaacAATGTTCTTGCTGTATCAGCAACTACGCGGTATCACAACAAG TATGTCACGACGATAATGTACAAGCCCACCTCAACGGATGAAGGTTAA
- the KAE1 gene encoding tRNA N6-adenosine threonylcarbamoyltransferase produces the protein MAPKTSFIALGCEGSANKLGIGIIQHTPTGTTILANLRHTFVPPPGQGFLPKDTAHHHRAHFARLARAALSAAGITPHDVDCICFTQGPGMGAPLTSVAVGARALSLLWRRPLVGVNHCVGHIEMGRHITGAADPVVLYVSGGNSQVIAYAERRYRIFGETLDIAVGNCLDRFARTLAISNDPAPGYNIEQMAKRGRRLLDLPYTVKGMDCSFSGILASVDALAAQMRADGDRAQYTPEDLCFSLQETVFAMLVEITERAMAHVGSSQVLIVGGVGCNERLQEMMGLMATERGGSVYATDERFCIDNGIMIAQAGLLAYKTGYTTPLEESICTQRFRTDEVHVEWRD, from the coding sequence ATGGCGCCCAAGACGTCCTTCATAGCCCTCGGGTGCGAAGGCTCCGCCAACaagctcggcatcggcatcatcCAGCACACGCCCACGGGCACCACGATCCTCGCCAACCTGCGGCACACGTTCGTGCCCCCCCCGGGACAGGGCTTCCTGCCCAAGGACACGGCGCACCACCACCGCGCGCACTTTGCCCGACTCGCCCGCGCGGCCctctccgccgccggcatcaccCCCCACGACGTCGACTGCATCTGCTTCACCCAGGGCCCCGGCATGGGCGCGCCCCTGACctccgtcgccgtcggcgcccgCGCCCTGTCGCTCCTCTGGCGCCGGCCcctcgtcggcgtcaacCACTGCGTCGGCCACATCGAGATGGGGCGGCACATCaccggcgccgccgacccCGTCGTGCTCTACGTCTCCGGCGGCAACAGCCAGGTCATCGCCTACGCGGAGCGGCGCTACCGCATCTTCGGCGAGACGCTCGACATCGCCGTCGGCAACTGCCTCGACCGCTTCGCCCGCACCCTCGCCATCAGCAACGACCCGGCCCCCGGCTACAACATTGAGCAGATGGCCAAGCGCGGCCGCAGGCTGCTCGACCTGCCCTACACCGTCAAGGGCATGGACTGCTCCTTCTCCGGCATCCTGGCCAgcgtcgacgccctcgccgcccagaTGAGGGCCGACGGGGACCGCGCCCAGTACACCCCCGAGGACCTGTGCTTCAGCCTGCAGGAGACCGTCTTTGCCATGCTGGTCGAGATTACCGAGCGCGCCATGGCCCACGTCGGCAGCAGCCAGGTCCTCAttgtcggcggcgtcggctGCAACGAGAGGCTgcaggagatgatgggcCTGATGGCGACGGAGAGGGGGGGCAGCGTCTACGCCACCGACGAGAGGTTTTGCATcgacaacggcatcatgATTGCCCAGGCCGGCTTATTGGCCTACAAGACGGGATATACAACGCCCCTGGAGGAGAGCATCTGCACACAGAGGTTCCGGACCGACGAGGTCCATGTCGAGTGGAGGGACTGA
- the MUP3 gene encoding Low-affinity methionine permease, translating to MADNHEQRPLLADAASTYTYAPLTDDDEAAVTAKDQPSRSVDDDVLPETSALGRTLSWTSSYMLVMSRVIGSGIFATPGTIFQAAGSPGLSLLLWAVGALVAAAGLAVALEYGCMLPRSGGQKVYLEFTYRHPRFLASTLVAVNAVLLGFTASNCVIFSRYVLFAAGRDDAGDGARKALAAGLLSAVTAVHAVAPRLGVRLQDALGWAKMGIVGFMVLCGVYAVALRPAYTGPGTGTGPGGAADALLSWETLWHGSNWSWGVACTALFKVFYSYAGLDNVSNVLNEVRDPVRTLRSVTLTALVTSCALYMLVNVAYFLVVPLDDIRGSGELVAALFFERIFGQDVGRKVLPLAVALSAVGNVLVVAFAMARLKQEIARQGFLPFSDVLSSTKPFNSPLGGLLVNYVPSLLVIVLPPSSEVYSFILEVEGYTGQIFGLATGLGLLWLRYKRPNLKRPFKAWMSAVVLRLLLGVGLLAAPFFPPADKYKGGLFYATYAIVGVSTIVGSIAYWYVWTVAVPRWRGYRLEEETTILTDGTSVTKLVHKRK from the exons ATGGCAGACAACCACGAGCAGCGGCCGCTCCTGGCCGACGCAGCGAGCACATACACATACGCCCCCTtgaccgacgacgacgaggccgccgtcacGGCCAAGGACCAGCCCTCGCgctccgtcgacgacgacgtgctCCCCGAGACGTCGGCGCTGGGCCGCACCCTCTCCTGGACGAGCTCCTACATGCTCGTCATGTCGCGCGTCATCGGCAGCGGCATCTTCGCCACGCCCGGCACCATCTTCCAGGCCGCAGGCAGCCCGGGCCTGTCGCTGCTCCTCTGGGCCGTGGGCGCGCTCGTGGCCGCGGCCgggctcgccgtcgccctcgagTACGGCTGCATGCTGCCGCGGTCCGGCGGCCAAAAGGTCTACCTCGAGTTCACGTACCGGCACCCGCGGTTCCTGGCGTCGACgctcgtcgccgtcaacgccgtgcTGCTGGGCTTCACGGCCAGCAACTGCGTCATCTTCAGCCGCTACGTGCTCTTCGCCGCGGGccgcgacgacgccggcgacgggGCGAGGAAGGCCCTGGCCGCCGGGCTGCTGAgcgccgtcaccgccgtGCACGCCGTCGCGCCCCGGCTCGGCGTGCGCCTGCAGGACGCCCTGGGCTGGGCCAAGATGGGCATCGTCGGCTTCATGGTGCTCTGCGGGGTTTATGCCGTGGCGCTCCGGCCGGCTTACACGGGgccggggacggggacggggccgggcggcgccgccgacgcgcTGCTGTCGTGGGAGACGCTGTGGCACGGCAGCAACTGGAGCTGGGGCGTCGCGTGTACCGCCCTGTTCAAGGTCTTCTACTCGTACGCCGGGCTGGACAACGTGAGCAACGTGCTCAACGAGGTGAGGGACCCCGTGCGGACGCTGCGCTCCGTCACGCTGACCGCGCTGGTCACCTCGTGCGCGCTGTATATGCTCGTCAACGTGGCCTACTTTTTGGTGGTGCCGCTCGACGACATCCGGGGCAGCGGCGAGCTCGTGGCCGCCCTGTTCTTTGAGCGCATCTTTGGACAGGACGTCGGCAGAAAGGTGCTGCCCCTGGCCGTTGCCCTGTCGGCAGTCGGCAACGTCTTGGTCGTGGCGTTTGCAATG GCGCGCCTCAAGCAAGAGATTGCGAGGCAGGGCTTCCTTCCCTTCTCCGACGTCCTGTCGTCCACCAAGCCCTTCAACTCGCCTCTTGGTGGTCTGCTGGTCAACTACGTACCCTCTCtgctcgtcatcgtcttgcCCCCCTCGAGTGAAGTCTACTCCTTCATTCTCGAGGTGGAAGGGTACACGGGGCAGATCTTTGGCCTAGCTACGGGCCTGgggctgctgtggctgcgATACAAGCGACCGAATCTGAAGCGGCCGTTTAAAGCATGGATGTCGGCAGTGGTGTTGAGGTTGTTGCTGGGCGTTGGCCTGCTTGCCGCGCCATTCTTCCCGCCGGCCGACAAGTACAAGGGCGGTTTGTTCTACGCTACGTATGCCATTGTAGGAGTGAGCAC CATCGTGGGAAGCATTGCGTATTGGTATGTTTGGACGGTTGCTGTCCCCAGATGGAGGGGATATAGATTGGAAGAGGAGACAACAATACTTACGGACGGGACATCGGTTACAAAACTAGTTCATAAACGTAAATGA